A genomic region of Arachis hypogaea cultivar Tifrunner chromosome 5, arahy.Tifrunner.gnm2.J5K5, whole genome shotgun sequence contains the following coding sequences:
- the LOC112802684 gene encoding receptor-like protein 4 yields MSLTLPLLLLLLLLLLLTTIITTTTTTPLPSPSPSPSSSYPYGFSYHIDCGSPTNTTDPFNTTWLSDRYFSGGATSIVSEPLLFQHPHEKTLRFFPTSSGKKNCYTLPLPPPSSTSSAHRRFLLRTFVVYDNYDGKAHPPSFDVSVRSTIVFSWRSPWPSSLSRRGAYSDLLASSPSDADAVPVCFYSFATDPPVISSLEVFSVDPNSYDAASTATTDIVLVNYGRLSCGSGQWGPGFSADSDRFGRSWQADSDYRTANSDKFVAVSTKYGIKGTDQKPNYFPEKLYQTAVTTAEEEGGVIEYELSVDAKLDYLLWLHFAEIEGKVRKAGERVFDVWVNDENLTRIDIYRSVGGFAAYTWHHTVKNLSSSVLSVKLKGVKGAPLICGVENYALVPNDPSTVPQQAVAMKALKDSLRIPERMGWNGDPCAPTNWDAWEGVTCRMSKDNTGLVISQIDLGSQGLKGDISDQISLLSDLVSLNLSSNSLMGEIPNGLGQKSLIHLDLSNNQLTGSIPDSIASSSLKLVLLNGNLLEGRVPEELYSIGVHGGAIDLSSNKGLCGVPTLPSCPIFWENGRLSTQGKIAIGLSCFFVFCVVVLLVFVFIRRRRNDYDFALPHELTSLAAKRNRYQRQKSLMLLEMESQHAKGLVASPYTQQ; encoded by the exons ATGTCCCTCACTCtccctcttctcctcctcctcctcctcctcctcctcctaaccACCATTATCACAACCACCACCACTACCCCTCTcccttctccctctccctctccctcttctTCCTATCCTTACG GTTTCTCTTACCACATCGACTGCGGCAGTCCCACTAACACCACCGACCCTTTCAACACCACTTGGCTCTCCGACCGCTACTTCTCCGGTGGCGCCACTTCCATCGTCTCGGAGCCCCTCCTCTTCCAGCACCCTCACGAGAAGACCCTCCGCTTCTTCCCAACCTCCTCCGGCAAAAAGAACTGCTACACCCTCCCACTCCCTCCTCCCTCTTCCACTTCCTCTGCTCACCGCCGCTTCCTCCTGCGCACCTTCGTCGTATACGACAACTACGACGGCAAGGCCCACCCTCCCTCCTTCGATGTCTCCGTCCGCTCCACCATTGTCTTCTCCTGGCGCTCCCCCTGGCCAAGCTCCCTCTCCCGCCGCGGCGCCTACTCCGACCTCCTCGCCTCTTCTCCCTCCGACGCTGACGCCGTCCCTGTCTGCTTCTACAGCTTCGCCACTGATCCCCCCGTCATCTCCTCTCTTGAGGTATTCTCCGTCGATCCGAATTCCTACGACGCCGCTTCCACCGCTACCACCGACATTGTTCTAGTCAACTATGGCCGCCTCTCTTGCGGCTCCGGTCAGTGGGGCCCGGGCTTCAGTGCAGATTCCGACCGATTTGGCCGGTCCTGGCAGGCCGATTCTGACTACAGGACCGCCAATTCCGACAAATTTGTGGCGGTTTCCACCAAGTACGGCATCAAAGGCACCGACCAGAAGCCAAATTACTTCCCGGAGAAGCTGTACCAGACTGCGGTGACAACGGCGGAGGAAGAGGGGGGAGTAATTGAGTACGAATTGAGCGTGGATGCGAAGCTTGATTACCTTCTGTGGCTGCATTTCGCGGAGATTGAAGGGAAGGTCCGGAAGGCGGGGGAGAGAGTGTTCGATGTGTGGGTCAACGACGAGAATTTGACTAGGATTGACATATACCGCAGCGTTGGCGGTTTTGCGGCGTACACGTGGCATCACACGGTGAAGAATTTGAGTAGCAGTGTTCTGAGCGTGAAGCTCAAGGGTGTGAAGGGAGCGCCTCTCATCTGTGGGGTTGAGAATTACGCTCTTGTCCCTAACGATCCTTCCACTGTTCCTCAACAAG CGGTTGCCATGAAGGCATTGAAAGATTCACTTCGGATTCCAGAGAGGATGGGTTGGAATGGTGATCCATGTGCACCTACTAATTGGGATGCATGGGAGGGAGTTACCTGCCGTATGAGTAAGGATAACACTGGTCTCGTGATAAGTCAAAT AGATCTGGGCAGTCAAGGCTTGAAAGGGGACATAAGTGACCAGATTAGTCTTTTGTCAGACTTGGTAAGCCT GAACCTGAGTTCTAATTCTTTGATGGGTGAAATACCTAATGGACTAGGTCAAAAGTCGCTGATACACCT GGATCTGTCCAACAATCAGTTGACGGGCTCCATACCAGATAGTATAGCTTCATCTAGTTTGAAACTTGT GCTATTGAACGGTAACTTATTGGAAGGAAGAGTGCCAGAGGAACTTTATTCGATTGGTGTCCATGGTGGAGCTATTGA TCTCTCCAGCAACAAAGGTTTGTGCGGTGTTCCAACCTTGCCATCCTGTCCTATATTTTGGGAGAATGGAAGGTTATCTACTCAGGGTAAAATTGCAATAGGCTTGTCATGCTTTTTTGTTTTCTGTGTGGTGGTGCTGCTGGTCTTTGTCTTCATCAGGAGGAGAAGAAATGATTATGACTTTGCTCTGCCTCATGAATTAACAT CATTAGCCGCCAAGAGAAACAGATATCAGAGGCAAAAGTCATTGATGCTTCTTGAGATGGAGAGTCAACATGCCAAGGGATTGGTAGCCTCACCCTACACTCAACAATAA